The sequence ACCGTATATTTTTCGCCGGGGGAAAACATGTTTCAACAATGGAGTTAAAGCATCTACCTGGTCAATTTTATGTTCCAGAGTTGGTTTAACCGCTACCAGGGGATCAATGGCAAAAAATGTCCTGCACATGTCCTGATCGTAAAAAACGGTGGCATAGGTGATTGAACCCCGCAGTCCGGCGGCATGCATAAAATAGGAAAGAAATTGCTTGCGGTTTTCATTCCCCTGGATAATCATCTCAACCTCTCCGTCAACAAGCAGTTTATTACTGACCTCCATCGCTTCGTGAAGGGTCCTGGTTTTGATAAAATCATCCATCCCGGCAATTTTCCGATGGCCGACAAAAACCGGACTGATAAATCCCTGGCTCTTGGCATCCATGATCGTCGCCACCTGATCAGCATTGTCGGCCAGGGTAACCACGCAACGTTTACACTTAATTTTCTTCGCGGCCGCGAATATTTCCCGGTAAAGATGTTCACTCATGTGTACACATCCGCTGCAAAGGTTAAANNNNNNNNNNNNNNNNNNNNNNNNNNNNNNNNNNNNNNNN is a genomic window of Pseudomonadota bacterium containing:
- a CDS encoding phosphate acyltransferase, translating into MSEHLYREIFAAAKKIKCKRCVVTLADNADQVATIMDAKSQGFISPVFVGHRKIAGMDDFIKTRTLHEAMEVSNKLLVDGEVEMIIQGNENRKQFLSYFMHAAGLRGSITYATVFYDQDMCRTFFAIDPLVAVKPTLEHKIDQVDALTPLLKHVFPRRKIYGVVLAPIETVNPKISATVNAAVLAQMSRRRQFGPRVVIHGPLDVDCALSKVAASRKGVADNKSGNYDFYVLPDTNSAYFFSTFLKYIGRIPTIGVLLDGNNSLLLNSGPLTAEQRLAEIVLGVIASEVAKS